The Desulfococcus multivorans DNA window AACAGTGTTTTCATGGTAGACCTCCTGCCGCTACTTTTCGTTTAAACACGCTCTTGAGATAGGATAGATACTCGGCATCCTTGCACATCTGCTTGCCCGGGGTGTCGGATATCTTGGCGACGGGAGCGCCCTGGCATCGGATCATTTTGATGACGATCTGAACAGGCTTCTCGGTAATATCGTTGGTGAGGTTGGTGCCGATGCCGAAGGCGGTCTGAATCCGTCCGTTGAAATACCGGGCGAGCTCGATGGCTTTGTCGAAGGAAAGGCCGTCGCTGAAAATGGCCCGCTTGATCTGCGGAGACACCTTCAGTCTCCGGTAATGAGCAATGAGACGGTCGCCCCAGTGGAAGGGGTCCCCGCTGTCATGCCGGCAGCCGTCGAATAGCTTCGCAAAATACATGTCGAAATCGCTCAGAAACGCTTCGAACCCCACGGTATCGGACAGGGCGATGCCCAGGTCGCCGCGATATTCCTGGGCCCAATGTTCAAGGGCGAATTTCTGGCTGTCCACGAGTCGGGGCCCCAAAGCCTGGGCCGCCATAATCCATTCGTGGGCCATGGTGCCGATGGGCGTGAGGTCGAATTTTCTGGCGAAATAGACGTTGCTCGTCCCGATGAAATTGCGGGGCAACGCCTTCTTG harbors:
- the pncB gene encoding nicotinate phosphoribosyltransferase, which gives rise to MIINSLLDTDLYKLTMMQGVLHQFPWAEVEYEFNCRDDSIDLSPVVDTVAAEIDHLCTLRFTPEELNYLGDLRFLKKDFIQFLRLFHLQRDYIHVKSEDGKFKLGIKGPWLHTILFEVPVLAIVNEVYFSNIVPHPNFDTGRGKLFDKIALVKAANAENLGFSFSDFGTRRRFSRAWQEHIIAVLKKALPRNFIGTSNVYFARKFDLTPIGTMAHEWIMAAQALGPRLVDSQKFALEHWAQEYRGDLGIALSDTVGFEAFLSDFDMYFAKLFDGCRHDSGDPFHWGDRLIAHYRRLKVSPQIKRAIFSDGLSFDKAIELARYFNGRIQTAFGIGTNLTNDITEKPVQIVIKMIRCQGAPVAKISDTPGKQMCKDAEYLSYLKSVFKRKVAAGGLP